The sequence TCTTCGCCGCGGAAGGGGTCAAACGCCCGCTGCGCCATGATCTCGCGGGTCAGGCGGATGCCGTTGCGCATTTCCTTACGGTCCTGCTCGGTCTGCATATAGTTGAACAGGATGCGTGGCTTGTCGCGCGGGTCTGCCGTCTTCAGCTTCACATAGCCACGGCTGGTCGGACGCATCGGGCCGATATGGGCCTGATAACCATGTTCGGTTGCGGCGCTCTTGCCGTCGTAGCTCACCGCCATTGGCAGAAAGTGATACTGCAGGTCCGGATGCAGTACGCCGGGCTCAGAACGGATGAAACCGCCCGACTCAAAGTGGTTGGTGCCGCCGAGGCCGCCACCAGTCAGCAGCCACTGCACGCCGATCTTCAGCATGGCCAGCGGATTTTGCGCGCTGTAGAGGGTGATGGGCTGCTTACAGGCGTACTGCACATAGGCTTCGATGTGGTCCTGCAGGTTATTGCCCACGCCCGGCAGGTCGTGCACCACCGGAATACCCAGCTTTTTCAAATCCTCTGCCGGGCCGACGCCGGACAGCAGCAGCGTTTGCGGCGAATTGATGGCACCGCCGCTGAGGATCACCTCACGCTCAGCGTGAACGCGATGCAGCGTGCCGCGCTGGCTGTACTCCACGCCAATGGCACGCTTGCCGTCAAACAGGATGCGCGTCACCAGCGCGCGTGATTCCACCTGCAACTGCTGCGGGCGCTGCTTGAGTGCAGGCCGCAGGTAGGCCATGGCGGTGCTCCAGCGCCGACCTTTGTGCACGGTCATGTCCATCGGTCCCAGCCCTTCCTGCTGGTAGCCGTTCATGTCTGCCGTATAGGGGTAACCGGCCTGCTTGCCCGCCTCGATGAAGGCGTTGTACAGCGGGTTCGTACACGGCCCGGTACTGACGTTGAGCGGACCGCTGTCACCCCGGTAAGCGTCACCACCTTTTTGCCGGGTTTCGGCCTTGCGGAAATACGGCAGGCAGTGGGCGTAAGACCAGTGCTCCAGACCAGGCCGCTTGGCCCAGCCATCATAGTCAAAGGCATGACCACGGATATAGACCATGCCGTTGATCGAGGAGGAACCGCCCAGCACGCGCCCGCGCGGGCAGTACATGCGACGGTTGTCCATCCACGGCTCAGGTTCGGACTCGTAGTACCAGTTGTATTTGTCATCCTTCAGCGGCCAGGCAAAGGCCGACGGCATGTGAATGAAGATGCTGTAATCACGCGGCCCGGCTTCCAGCAGCAGTACGCGTACATCGGCATCCTCGGTCAACCGGTTGGCCAGCACACAGCCAGCCGAGCCCGCGCCGACGATGATGTAGTCAAACCCCTTGCCCATGTTTCCCCCTGTCATTCAATCTGCCGCCCCTGGCCTGCGTTTCTCGGAACCTGCTGCGCAGCTCACTCGTAGGGGCAGTACACTTCACCCATTTCGACGTACACCGTCTTGAGCTGGGTGTAATAGTCCATCGCCACCAGCCCGTTTTCGTGGCCAATGCCGGATTCCTTGAAGCCGCCAAACGGTACTTCGATCGGGGTGATGTTGTAGTTGTTGATCCAGCACACCCCGGCCTGCAGCTGGCCGATCACCCGGTGCGCCCGCGCCAGGTCACGGGTGAACACGCCACCAGCCAGTGCCATGCGGGTATCGTTGGCGCGGGCAATCACCTCGGCTTCGTCACGGAAACTGAGCACCGACATCACCGGCCCGAAGATTTCTTCGCGCACAATGCTCATGTCGTCGCGGCAATCGGCAAACACGGCGGGCTCCACAAAGGTGCCACCAGGGCAACCGGCCACCTCGACCCGACGCCCCCCGATCAGCAGCGAGGCGCCCTCCTGCTGACCACGCTCAACCCAGTTCAGCACCGAATCGGCATGCTGACGCGAAATCAGCGCGCCCACTTGCGTATCCGGGTGCATCGGGTCGCCAATCTTCAGCTTGCGGGTGCGTTCCACCAGCTGGGCGAGAAAAGCCTCGCGAATGTCCTCATGTACAAACACCCGGGTACCGTTGGTGCAAATCTCGCCCTGGGTATAGAAATTGGCCAGCATGGCAGCGGACACCGCTTGTCGCAGATCGGCATCCGGGAAAATGATCAGCGGCGACTTGCCGCCCAGCTCCATGGTCACCCGCTTCAGCGTGCGCGCCGCATCCGCCATGATGGCCTTGCCGGTTTCCACCGAACCGGTGAGCGATACCTTGGCGATGTCCGGGCTGGCAATCAGCTTGCGTGCCACGTCCGACGTACCCTGCATCACGTTGAACACCCCGTCCGGCACCCCCGCCTCGGAGTAGATTTCCGCCAGCTTGGCGGCGGACATCGGCGTCAGGCTCGCCGGTTTGTAGATCATGGCATTGCCTGCCGCCAGCGCCGGGGCTGATTTCCAGCAGGCAATCTGGATCGGGTAATTCCACGCGCCAATGCCCAGGCACACCCCCAGCGGCTCGCGGCGGGTATAGGCAAACGCGTTTTTCAACTGGTGGTGATGGCCATGCAGGCTAGCGGCCAGGCCGGCAAAGTACTCCACGCAGTCGGCACCCGAGAGCACATCCACCGCAATCGCTTCCTGAATCGGCTTGCCGTTGTCGCGCACTTCCAGCTCGGCCAGCTCCTGATTGCGCTCACGCAGCAGGCGTGCCGCCTTGTTGAGGATGCGGCCACGCTCGGCACCCGTCATGGCCGACCACTCGGCAAAACCCTGCTTGGCGGTTTGCAACGCCAGAGCCACCTCGGCATCGCCCGCCTTCTCCACGCGGCACAGCAGCTCGCCCGTTGCCGGATTCAGGTTATCGGACAGCACCGGATTGGCACTCTCCACATAACGCCCCCCGATGTAACTCCGCAAAATCGCATCCACAAGCACTTCCTTTCCAGTTTACGAGCGGCTTCACGCCAGCCCCCGCAGCGTGCCCCATTTGAAAGCAGCCACCGCAAAACCGGCTGCACGTTTGCGACACAAAGCATGCTGCGAACGACATGCCCAAACCCTCATTATAAGAGGCTCACCGCCAGATGACGCCCCCGCCCGCCTCTGCTACAATCCGCCCTCTGCCTCGCAGGCCTAGCACAGCCGCCTGCCCTCGCCGCCCGGATGGTGAAACTGGTAGACACAAGGGACTTAAAATCCCTCGACCGAAAGGTTGTGCCGGTTCGATTCCGGCTCCGGGCACCAGTCTCTCCCCACCACACGATTGCCATGCCTATAATGGCCAGTCTGACTTACACAGCAGGCAGCCCCCACATCGAGCCCCAATCTCAGCAGGTAATGCATTTTTCACGGACACTATTACACAGTGCCACGGCTAAAATGCATTGCCAACCACAATCTTCCCATGAAAAATATTGAATCTCGCATTCCATTGCTAGACCTTCTTAGATCACTTGCAATCGCCTTGGTATTGGCAGTTCATTTTGGCGAATCATTAATGCCAGGTGGCTCTGTGGGTGTTTCTGTATTTTTTTGTCTCAGTGGATTCTTGATAACTCAGACACTGCAGGATAGGAAAATAGGAAACCGTGAATTCTTAGTTCGTCGTTTTTTTAGAATTTATCCGGCATACTTATTTGTCGTGGCTATGTATGTTACGATATTCTACATTTCTGATCAGCAAAAATTTAATGAAATTCTCCAAAAATTACCACTAATCATTTTGACAACTGACGTATCTTGGGTTGCGCTTGGTTTAGGTGTATTGTGGACATTGCAGATAGAGGCTTTCTTTTACCTACTTGCACCATTAATTTTTCGTTTAATTCCAGTCACACTGCAAGTGGCTGCATTGTTTATTTTAATAGCAGTGTCCTTTCTATTAAAAACCGGCGAATTAAAAGGATGGCTTTCAAATTCATTCATTCAAAATGCAGCAGGGTTTTCATTTGTGAAAATGTTTTTTTGGGCTGATAATCTACTTTACGGATCACTTGCGGCATTTGTCACAAGAGCCCTCAACAGGAGAAATTACTCCATTAACAATAAAATCGGATTTGCACTGCCGATACTGTTATTTACAATAATAATCATTATTGCCAAAGCATGGCCTAGCAACAATATCTACTGGCCTTTTCAATCGTCACTTGTTAGTGCACTTACCGCTGTTATTATAGTCCTAGGGCTTGAGAACACATTGTTAAATAACTGCATACCAAGACTTTTCTCCACCATCTCCTTACTTACATACGCCCTATATCTTACACACTCGTTTTTAATTGATTTCTATTTTATTATTCACGATAGAGTGGCAATACAAAAATTCGCCATTCGGTTTCCGTTGCAAGTTTTTTTCACTTGCATAATTGCCGCTGCTGTTTTTGCATTTGTGGAGCGACCAGGCGTCGCGCTCGGAAAGCGCTTACTAGGCAAGCGCAAGGGTCAGTGAAGAGATAATACAATGGGGACCCCTATCATATCATGCATCCCGAACCCATTCATTCATCAGATCAATGGGCCAGTTATGCATTTATGAGTTGAACGCGGGGTAGGCATCCTTTCCCCGCAGATGATGCATAATGCATATACTTATTGCAGGAATCGATTCATAAACGGACCCAGCGGGTTCGCGGAATAACGCTCAGATTTGGGAGAAACGCATGTCGTATGAAATTTCGCAACTGCTGCTCAAGTGCGATGCAAACGATTTTTCTGTATTGATTTCGCAAATCAACAGCTATGTCAATTTCTCATCGGACTCTGAGTTGAACGAATTGCTAGCTGCGTATAAAAAGAACGCGACTGAAGACTCAAAGTCCACACTGGCAAAGGCTGTTGAACGAGAAATTCGCTACCTCGGTAGCTCCGATATTGCATATGCCTTCCGCAAGATGAAAGGTGATAATGATCCTGCAGGGGTAAGCATTCATGAAATCATTGATGATGTCAGCAAGAAATTGAAAGTAAAGCAGAAGCTATTGGGCACCCCAGAGGCTAAGGTCGAGCGCTTGGTAAAGTGGACTGTCGAAAAAACCTTTTTCGCATTGAATGCGGAAAAGCAGTGGGAGCTATTCGAAAAGACTGGGGTGGGAAAAAGACAGCAAGGTGAGTTCTTTGAAAAGATCAAAAAAAACAAGGCACACTTCCTGCCGTTGTTGTTGTCTTTGCTCGGGCATGAAATAACCGCCAAGATTGTTCAAGGACTAGCTATCACAGCCATGGCGGCTTTTATGGGGCGAAAGGCTGCTGAAGAATTATTCAAAAATCTCGCCACTAGGTTTCCATGGTGGGCAGAGTCGCTAGGACCGATCGTTTGGGGTCTAAGCTTGGGATGGCTCGCCATTGACTTGCAAGGAGCCGCAAATAGAAAAACCATTCCAGTTCTCCTATATTTGGGAATCGTTGGCCTACGAGACGGTCCAGAAGACGGTGAGGCCTTCTGGAATGAACCGGCGCAAATCTAACATGTAGAAGTTCAGACTTGATCTGACAGTCGACCCGTTTTGACGATGCCCGACTGTCAGATCAGTTCAGATTGTCCGCCTTCACCTCCCTGAAGCGTTTAACCGCCATCAGCGTTTGCTGCGGCGCGCGACCACAACGCATCTTCCCTTGGCAGCGGTGACGGCCCGATGGTCCCCCGCAATCCGCAAGCCCTTTAGGTATGCAGCAGATATTCAATTGAAACTACTACAAAAAATATGTTTACCCCGCCACCCAATGCCCCGATTTGCCGCCCTGCTTTTCCAGCAGGCGGACATTGTGGATCACCATGCCACGGTCGACGGCTTTGCACATGTCGTAGATGGTGAGCAGGCCAACCTGCAGGGCGGTGAGGGCTTCCATTTCCACGCCGGTGCGGCCTACGGTCTCGGCTTGCACCGTGCAGCGCACGCCGGGCAGGCTGGGGTCCGGGGTGAAGTGGACGGTGACTTTGGTGAGCGGCAGCGGGTGGCATAGCGGGATGAGTTCGGCAGTGCGCTTGGCTCCTTGAATGGCGGCGATGCGGGCGATGCCGAGTACATCACCCTTGCTGGCTTCGCCTGCGGTGATGCGCGCCAGCGTGTCCGGCAGCATGTGGATTTCGCCTGCGGCGATGGCGATGCGGTGGGTTTCCTGCTTTGCGGAAACATCCACCATCCAGGCCTGGCCGCTGGGGTCGAAGTGGGTCAGTTCGCTCATGGGGTGTCCTGTTGCGGGGTGGCGGTGAGGCTATCCGGGGTATTGAGGTTGTCGAAAGCGTGGCGTTCGGTAAACTGCACGTGCCGGTGCGGTACGGCTTGCTGCCAGCGCCACAGTGCACGCTGGCCTTGCTGCCACTGCTGCTGCAGCACCGGCCAGCTGCGGCGGTGGGCGAGGCAGACGGTAGGCTGGCGGTGCAGCGTGTCACCGTCAACAAGAGTGGCAACGGTGAGGTCTACCCCATCACAGGCCTGCTGCAGGCGCCGCAGGGTGTCCGTGGGGAGGTTTGGGGTGTCGCAGGGCAGTATCCAGAGCCAGTCGGCCTTACTGGCAGCAAAGGCAGCGTCAATGCCGGCCAGTGGGCCGGGAAAATCCGCTGTGGCGTCTTGCAGCACCCCGGCGATGCCAGGCAGCGCGCGGTAGCGCTCCAGCTCGCGGTTGGCGGATATCCAGATGCGGCGCGGGGGCTGGCTTTGCCGCTGGACCACCGCCAACATGGCTTCGATCAGCGGCTGGCCGCGCCAGTGTACCCAGCCCTTGTCGACCCCGCCCATGCGCCGCCCGGCACCGCCGCACAGAATGAGGGCGTCGATGTTCATTGCCAGCGGTGCAGCGCCGATTCGTCGCTATCCCGCGCGTCGACCCACCAGGCTTCGCCGTTGGCGGATTGCTCCTTTTTCCAGAATGGGGCACGGGTCTTGAGGTAATCCATGATGAAGGCACTGGCGTCGAACGCGGCTTGCCGGTGGGCACTGGCAGCCAGCACCAGCACGATGCGGTCCAGTGGGGCCAGCGGGCCAATGCGGTGGATGATGCGCACCGCTTGCAGCGGCCAGCGTGCAGCAGCTTGCTCGGCGATGTGCTGCAGCGACTGCTCGGTCATGCCGGGATAGTGTTCCAGATACAAGCTGCTCAGCGCCTTGCCCTGCACCTGATCGCGCACCAGCCCGGTAAAGCTGACGATGGCACCAATCTCGCCATCGCCCGCGTGCAGTTCGCTCTGCTCTGCGTTGCAGTCAAAGTCCTCAGCCTGCACGCTGATGCGAATGCGGGTGACCATGCTTAACCCCCGGTCACCGGCGGGAACAGGGCAATCTCACCCTGCGCCGGTAGCGCGGCGCTGCCATCGGCCAGTACTTGATCTATGGCCACGCGGAACAGCTTCTGCCCGCTGAACTCGTCCTGCCACACGCCGCCCCGGCTAGCCAGCCACGCCACCAGATCGTTGACGGTAGCCACCGTATCCGGCAGCACTACACTTTCTTCTGCTCGCTGGAACTCTTCTCGCAGGCGGGCAAAGTACAATAGCTTCAGGGTTTTCATCTTGTCTTCCAGTCCGGCGCAAGCCGGTTCAATACAGGGTGGAGAGCGGCCAGTAACGCACCCTGTCGCCCTGTTGTACCACGGTTTCCGGCGGCAGCTCGACCAGTCCATCGGCCCAGGCCAGTGAGGTCATCACGCCAGAGCCTTGATTGTCGAACAGGCTGAGCTGGCCATCACCATTGATGCGGGCGCGCAGGAATTCGCGCCGCTTGTCCGGTCGCGGCCAGTTAAAGGCCGCAGGCAGGGTCTGCGGCTGCGGGGTGACGTGCCGTTGCCCTTGCAAAGCCAGCAGGAAGGGGCGCACCACCATCAGCAAAGTGACAAAGCTGGACACCGGGTTGCCCGGCAGGCCAACAAAGTGGGTGGCCCCGATCCGGCCAAACGCCAGCGGCTTGCCCGGCTTCATCGCCAGCCGCCACAGGTGCAGCTCACCCAGCGTTTGCAGCGCGGCCTTGACGTGGTCTTCCTCCCCTACCGACACGCCGCCACTGCTGATCAGCACATCATAGTGCCCGGCGGCCTCGCGCAGCACAGCCTGGGTGGCGTCCAGCCGGTCTGGCACCTGGCCCAGATCCGTGACCTCACAGCCCAGGCGCTTGAGCAAGGCGCTCAGTGCGTAGCGGTTGGAGTTGTAGATGCCACCCGGCGGCAGGGGTTGGCCGGGTTCAGTGAGTTCATCACCGGTAAACAGCAGGCCGACGCTGGGCTTGCGGTATACCGTAACCAGCGGCTCGCCAATTGAGGCAATCAGCGAAAGCTGCGCGGGCAGCAGGCGCTCGCCCTCCGCCACCACCACTTGCCCGGCGGCGATGTCCTCTCCACTGCGGCGAATGTGCTGTCCGACGCGCGCAGGCTGGCTCAGCGTTAGCTGCCCGCCTTCTTCACTGGCATGTTCCTGCATCACCACCGCCACCGTGCCGGGTGGCACCGGCGCGCCAGTAAAGATACGAGCAGCCTCACCCGGCAGCAGCGGCTGCCCGACCTGTCCGGCAGCAATTCGCTGGGTGACGGTAAACACCGCCCCAACCGCCGCCTCGGCAGAGAGCGCGTAGCCATCCATCGCGCTGTTATCAAAGCCGGGTACATCCATGCCGGATTTGACATCGACCGCCAGCACGCGGTTATCCGCGTCCAGCAGGGATACTGTTTCGGTCAGCTCCGGCAGTTTCACCGCAGCCAGCAACTGGGCTATGGCTTCACTCACCTGCATCAGGCCTGCTTTACCTTCTTGTGCCACCGTTTTATCCATTGCTCAGAGGTTATAGGTCCAGGCGCCAGCCTGGTACTGCTGCAGCAGCCAGGCTGCAATTTGCGGCGGATTATTGAGGTCCAGCCAGGCGCAGGTGGCTCCTGCCACCGCCGGGATATCCGAGGCCACCGCCACAATACCGGCATCTTCCGGGTACAGTGGCGGCTTGCCAAGCGCCGGGCGCCACACTTCCAGCCGGGCGTGCTGGCCTCGCTTGAAACTTTCCACCAGCACCAAGTCCACCGGGTCCAGTCGGGTGAGCAACTCGGGCAATTCCGGCTCCGGCGCACCGCGCAGCTCGTTCACCAAAGCCCAGCGCCAGGGTGAGCTGAGCAGCACTTGCTGCGCCCCGGCCACGCGTGCCCGCGCGCTATCTTTGCCTGGTGGCTCCAACGTAACATCGTGGTGACTGTGCTTGATCACACTCACCCGCAGCCCGGCGTGCTGCAGCAATGGCAGCAGCTGCTCCAGCAACTGGGTCTTGCCACTGCCGGACCAGCCCACCAACCCCAATACCGCCGGATACGCCACTCGCTTAGCCTCCGGTCTGCGACATGAAACGGATCACCTTGCCCGGTGCTTCGCGGAACTCATGGCGCTCAGGCTTGAGGGTCAGCGCATGGCGAATCGTCGCTTCCAGCTCGGCATCGCTGGCACCATCGCGCAGCAGCGGTCGGAATTCCACCCGGTCTTCCTGCCCCAGGCACAGGTGCAACACCCCATCCACCGTCAAACGCACCCGGTTACAGGTGGCACAGAAGTGCTGGGAAATGGGGGTAATGAAACCCACCTGCCCACGGCCATCCCGCGTCTGCCAATAGCGTGCGGGGCCACCACCCAGCTCGGCGGCCTGCGGCACCAGGTCAAACCGGCTTTGCAGGCGTTGGCGTACTGATTCCAGGTCCAGATAGGCGGTGTTGCGGCCAGTATCGCCCACTGGCATCGCCTCAATCAGCCGCAGGATGAAACCGTGTTCGATGCAGAAGGCGAGCATGGTTTCAATCTCATGCTCGTTAACGCCCTTCATGGCGACCATGTTGAGCTTGATTGGCGTCAGCCCGGCGGCTTTGGCAGCCTGCAGCCCCTCCATCACTTGCGACAGCACATCACGGCCCACCACTTGCTCGACACAGGCGCGCTCCAGTGAATCCAGGCTGACATTGACGCGGCTGACCCCAGCTGCCTTCAGCGCGACGGCATGGCGGGCCAGCTGGGTGGCATTGGTAGAGAGGGAAAGGTCTTGCAGACCTGGCAAGGCCGCCAGCTGCCCCGCCAGTTGCGGCAGATTGCGGCGCAGCAGCGGCTCGCCGCCCGTCAGGCGAATACGACGCAACCCCAGCCGGGTGAACACCGACATCAGTCGGGTGATTTCGTCAAAGGTCAGCCAGTGCGACGGCTCTTCATAGCCTTTGAAATCCTTGGGCATGCAGTAATTGCAGCGCAGGTCGCAGCGGTCTGTAACGGACAGGCGCAGGTAGTCGATGCGCCGCCCAAAGGGGTCGATCAACGCCGGCAAGGCTTGGGACGAAACAGCAATACGCTCAGACACCACCACTACTCCAACCACAGGACTTGATCCGGCTTGGTCGGCCTCATCCTGTGTTTCTATCGCTCAATACCGCTCAGCTTACCTTGAAGCGGCTGAGCACCGCATTGAGCGCGCGCATTTCTTTTTGCAAAGACTGTGAAACCACACGTGCCCGTTTGACTGAGTCGGCGTTCTCACCCGCCTTCTCCGCAATGGTTTCAATATTCTGTGCCAGCTCATTGCTGGAGGCGCGCTGCTCCATGCTGCCCGCCGCAATATCGCTCACCGTGCGCACCACATCCGTGGCTCCTGACTTGATGCGCTCCATGGTTTCACCGGCCTCTCGCGCCAGCTGCACGCCCTCCTGCAGACGTTGGTTACCATCTTGCATACAAGCCACCGCCCGCTCGGTTTCATGGCGGATCTCGTTGATCATGCCGCCAATCTGCCCGGTCGCGGCGCTGGTGCGCTCCGCCAGTTTGCGTACTTCGTCCGCCACCACGGCAAAACCGCGGCCGACTTCACCCGCGCGCGCCGCCTCAATGGCAGCATTCAGCGCCAGCAAGTTGGTCTGATCGGCAATCTCGCGGATCACCCCCAGAATCTGGGTGATCTGGGCTGAACTTTCTCCCAGCTGATTCACCGTACGCGAGGTTTCATCCATCACCGCTGCAATCTGCTCGACTTCGTGCACCGAAGCCAGCACCACCGTCTGGCCTTCAGCAGAGACTTGCTGCGCATTACGCGCCAGGCCATCGGCCTGCACGGCATAATCCGCAACATTGGCGATGCTCTGGGTGATCTGCTCGACGGCTGCCGCCATGGCAGACGCTGCCTCACTTTGCGTTTCCGCGCTTTCTGACAGTTGTTCATTGGCGCTGGCCAGTTGCTCGGAGGCGACGGATACCTCAGCCAGCATTTGCTGCCCCTGACGAATCACGTCCGCCATATTGCCGGCCATTTTGTTGAAGGAGGCCGCCACATCCGACAGTTCGTCGTCCACTTCCAGCGCGACCCGCGAGCCCAGCTGACCATCGGCCAGCTGCCGGGTGTCATCCACCAGCTGATTCAGCGCCTTGCGGATGGAGAGTGTCGCCCCGGTAAACAGATAGCCGCCCAGCAGTACAAAGCCGATCACCATCAGCAAGACCAGCGTGCGCATCATGCCCTCGGGTTGCCAGACCCCCAAGTTCATCAACAGCAGCAACACAATGGGCGCAACGAATACGGCCTCGATCAACCAGAACTTGTTGGCAAAGCGCAAACGGGAAATCACCCATTCAGCTGGGCGGAACACGGCCAGGATGGCATGCACGATAGGACTCTCCGAAAAAACAGGCGGCTTGGCGGTAAGCCTTATCGTGCCATGTTTTCAGGATTTTGGGGGCGAAATGTTGACCCGCCGCAAACGGGATGCAATCCGCCTGTCCAGGCGGACAGGTTCAGCCCGGGCTATAGGCTTTATTGACGCGTTGCGCCACACTTACCGCCCCCAAATCGTCCTGCAGGGTACGCATGCGCGCCCGAAGTACCGGCTCCAGCTGCGACAATGCCTGCTGCAGGGACTGGATGCGCTGTTGCACGGCTGGCGCAGTGGTGTCATCCACCAGCGGGGTCACCAGTTGTGGCAACAGCTCATGCACTGATTCCCAGTCTTCGCCACGTGCGGCT is a genomic window of Leeia aquatica containing:
- the betA gene encoding choline dehydrogenase, translating into MGKGFDYIIVGAGSAGCVLANRLTEDADVRVLLLEAGPRDYSIFIHMPSAFAWPLKDDKYNWYYESEPEPWMDNRRMYCPRGRVLGGSSSINGMVYIRGHAFDYDGWAKRPGLEHWSYAHCLPYFRKAETRQKGGDAYRGDSGPLNVSTGPCTNPLYNAFIEAGKQAGYPYTADMNGYQQEGLGPMDMTVHKGRRWSTAMAYLRPALKQRPQQLQVESRALVTRILFDGKRAIGVEYSQRGTLHRVHAEREVILSGGAINSPQTLLLSGVGPAEDLKKLGIPVVHDLPGVGNNLQDHIEAYVQYACKQPITLYSAQNPLAMLKIGVQWLLTGGGLGGTNHFESGGFIRSEPGVLHPDLQYHFLPMAVSYDGKSAATEHGYQAHIGPMRPTSRGYVKLKTADPRDKPRILFNYMQTEQDRKEMRNGIRLTREIMAQRAFDPFRGEELAPGKAAQTDEEIDAFVRDKAESALHPSCTCAMGNDEMAVVDGYGRVHGLQNLRVVDASIMPDVVSGNLNAPTIMMAEKMADLIRGRTPLPASDAPVWVHPHWQTQQR
- the betB gene encoding betaine-aldehyde dehydrogenase, which codes for MDAILRSYIGGRYVESANPVLSDNLNPATGELLCRVEKAGDAEVALALQTAKQGFAEWSAMTGAERGRILNKAARLLRERNQELAELEVRDNGKPIQEAIAVDVLSGADCVEYFAGLAASLHGHHHQLKNAFAYTRREPLGVCLGIGAWNYPIQIACWKSAPALAAGNAMIYKPASLTPMSAAKLAEIYSEAGVPDGVFNVMQGTSDVARKLIASPDIAKVSLTGSVETGKAIMADAARTLKRVTMELGGKSPLIIFPDADLRQAVSAAMLANFYTQGEICTNGTRVFVHEDIREAFLAQLVERTRKLKIGDPMHPDTQVGALISRQHADSVLNWVERGQQEGASLLIGGRRVEVAGCPGGTFVEPAVFADCRDDMSIVREEIFGPVMSVLSFRDEAEVIARANDTRMALAGGVFTRDLARAHRVIGQLQAGVCWINNYNITPIEVPFGGFKESGIGHENGLVAMDYYTQLKTVYVEMGEVYCPYE
- a CDS encoding acyltransferase family protein; this encodes MKNIESRIPLLDLLRSLAIALVLAVHFGESLMPGGSVGVSVFFCLSGFLITQTLQDRKIGNREFLVRRFFRIYPAYLFVVAMYVTIFYISDQQKFNEILQKLPLIILTTDVSWVALGLGVLWTLQIEAFFYLLAPLIFRLIPVTLQVAALFILIAVSFLLKTGELKGWLSNSFIQNAAGFSFVKMFFWADNLLYGSLAAFVTRALNRRNYSINNKIGFALPILLFTIIIIIAKAWPSNNIYWPFQSSLVSALTAVIIVLGLENTLLNNCIPRLFSTISLLTYALYLTHSFLIDFYFIIHDRVAIQKFAIRFPLQVFFTCIIAAAVFAFVERPGVALGKRLLGKRKGQ
- the moaC gene encoding cyclic pyranopterin monophosphate synthase MoaC — encoded protein: MSELTHFDPSGQAWMVDVSAKQETHRIAIAAGEIHMLPDTLARITAGEASKGDVLGIARIAAIQGAKRTAELIPLCHPLPLTKVTVHFTPDPSLPGVRCTVQAETVGRTGVEMEALTALQVGLLTIYDMCKAVDRGMVIHNVRLLEKQGGKSGHWVAG
- the mobA gene encoding molybdenum cofactor guanylyltransferase MobA; the encoded protein is MNIDALILCGGAGRRMGGVDKGWVHWRGQPLIEAMLAVVQRQSQPPRRIWISANRELERYRALPGIAGVLQDATADFPGPLAGIDAAFAASKADWLWILPCDTPNLPTDTLRRLQQACDGVDLTVATLVDGDTLHRQPTVCLAHRRSWPVLQQQWQQGQRALWRWQQAVPHRHVQFTERHAFDNLNTPDSLTATPQQDTP
- the moaE gene encoding molybdopterin synthase catalytic subunit MoaE; its protein translation is MVTRIRISVQAEDFDCNAEQSELHAGDGEIGAIVSFTGLVRDQVQGKALSSLYLEHYPGMTEQSLQHIAEQAAARWPLQAVRIIHRIGPLAPLDRIVLVLAASAHRQAAFDASAFIMDYLKTRAPFWKKEQSANGEAWWVDARDSDESALHRWQ
- the moaD gene encoding molybdopterin converting factor subunit 1 yields the protein MKTLKLLYFARLREEFQRAEESVVLPDTVATVNDLVAWLASRGGVWQDEFSGQKLFRVAIDQVLADGSAALPAQGEIALFPPVTGG
- a CDS encoding molybdopterin molybdotransferase MoeA produces the protein MAQEGKAGLMQVSEAIAQLLAAVKLPELTETVSLLDADNRVLAVDVKSGMDVPGFDNSAMDGYALSAEAAVGAVFTVTQRIAAGQVGQPLLPGEAARIFTGAPVPPGTVAVVMQEHASEEGGQLTLSQPARVGQHIRRSGEDIAAGQVVVAEGERLLPAQLSLIASIGEPLVTVYRKPSVGLLFTGDELTEPGQPLPPGGIYNSNRYALSALLKRLGCEVTDLGQVPDRLDATQAVLREAAGHYDVLISSGGVSVGEEDHVKAALQTLGELHLWRLAMKPGKPLAFGRIGATHFVGLPGNPVSSFVTLLMVVRPFLLALQGQRHVTPQPQTLPAAFNWPRPDKRREFLRARINGDGQLSLFDNQGSGVMTSLAWADGLVELPPETVVQQGDRVRYWPLSTLY
- the mobB gene encoding molybdopterin-guanine dinucleotide biosynthesis protein B, which encodes MAYPAVLGLVGWSGSGKTQLLEQLLPLLQHAGLRVSVIKHSHHDVTLEPPGKDSARARVAGAQQVLLSSPWRWALVNELRGAPEPELPELLTRLDPVDLVLVESFKRGQHARLEVWRPALGKPPLYPEDAGIVAVASDIPAVAGATCAWLDLNNPPQIAAWLLQQYQAGAWTYNL
- the moaA gene encoding GTP 3',8-cyclase MoaA, giving the protein MSERIAVSSQALPALIDPFGRRIDYLRLSVTDRCDLRCNYCMPKDFKGYEEPSHWLTFDEITRLMSVFTRLGLRRIRLTGGEPLLRRNLPQLAGQLAALPGLQDLSLSTNATQLARHAVALKAAGVSRVNVSLDSLERACVEQVVGRDVLSQVMEGLQAAKAAGLTPIKLNMVAMKGVNEHEIETMLAFCIEHGFILRLIEAMPVGDTGRNTAYLDLESVRQRLQSRFDLVPQAAELGGGPARYWQTRDGRGQVGFITPISQHFCATCNRVRLTVDGVLHLCLGQEDRVEFRPLLRDGASDAELEATIRHALTLKPERHEFREAPGKVIRFMSQTGG
- a CDS encoding methyl-accepting chemotaxis protein, yielding MHAILAVFRPAEWVISRLRFANKFWLIEAVFVAPIVLLLLMNLGVWQPEGMMRTLVLLMVIGFVLLGGYLFTGATLSIRKALNQLVDDTRQLADGQLGSRVALEVDDELSDVAASFNKMAGNMADVIRQGQQMLAEVSVASEQLASANEQLSESAETQSEAASAMAAAVEQITQSIANVADYAVQADGLARNAQQVSAEGQTVVLASVHEVEQIAAVMDETSRTVNQLGESSAQITQILGVIREIADQTNLLALNAAIEAARAGEVGRGFAVVADEVRKLAERTSAATGQIGGMINEIRHETERAVACMQDGNQRLQEGVQLAREAGETMERIKSGATDVVRTVSDIAAGSMEQRASSNELAQNIETIAEKAGENADSVKRARVVSQSLQKEMRALNAVLSRFKVS